The window GAAAGGCCAGCCACTGGCCTACAACAAGGACAACCAGGAGGACAAGGAACCGCTGTTCGACGCGGCCGACACCTTGCGCGACTCGCTTCGGGCCTTCGCTGACATGATCCCGGCGATCAAGCCCAAGCACGCGATGATGCGCGAAGCGGCGCTGCGGGGTTTCTCCACCGCGACCGACCTGGCTGACTACCTGGTACGCCGTGGCCTGCCATTCCGTGACTGCCACGAAATCGTCGGCCATGCCGTGAAGTATGGCGTGGAAAGCGGCAAGGACCTGGCGGAAATGAGCCTGGAGGAGCTGCGCAAGTTCAGCGACCAGATCGATCAGGACGTGTTTGCCGTGCTGACCCTGGAAGGCTCGGTGAACGCCCGTGACCATATCGGCGGAACTGCGCCGGCGCAGGTCAAGAAGGCTGTGGCGCGCGGTCAGGCATTGCTCGCCAGCCGCTGAGTCAAAAGCTTCGCGAGCAAGCCCGCTCCCACATTGGGTCTTTGGGGTTCACAAAATGTGTGTTCACCGCCGATCTGATGTGGGAGCGGGCTTGCTCGCGAATGCGATCTTACAACCGCTACAAAACCTACTTCTTGGACGCGACCATCGCCATAAACGCCGGCATCGCCGCGTCCTTGTCCGCCGCAATCCGCTGCACGTTCGGGTTCTGCTCCAGACGCTTCAACAGCGCTTTGGCCGCCGGCATCTCGGCCAGCAAATCCAGATCAAACAGCTTCTGCGCCACCGCACAAGCCAGCGGCACGCTGTACAGGAAATACAAATCCGCAATGCTCAGACTGTCCCCCGCCACATAAGGGGCGAACTTGCCGTGCCTGCCCAGGGACGCAAACCCCAGCAACAGTTCAGCCTTGGTCTTGTCCTTGATCGCCTCCGGCACCTGCATGCCGAAAAATGCCTCGGCGTAGCACGCGCGCGCCGGCAACTCGATGTACAGCTCGATTTCCTTGGCCAGCGCCAGCACTTGCGCCCGCTCGAACGGATCGCTCGGCAATAGCGGCGTGCCTTTCTGGCTTTGCTCGATGTATTCGAGGATCACGGCAGTTTCGTTGATGAAACCTTGCTCGGTACGCAAGACCGGGACCTTGCCGCGCGGGCTGATGGCCACCGCCTCCGGGCTTGTGCCCGCGTAAAACGGCACTTCTTCAAACGGTACGCCCTTCTCCAGCAGCGCCAGCTTGACCATGTTGTAGTAGTTACTGACGGAAAATCCATAAAGCTTGAGCATCACATAGCCTCCAGGCCGTGCGGGGTTGGCAGTGCCTGTTTATAGAACGCCGGAGCGATTCCTGCCAGCAGCATCACAGCGCTGAATGCAGGTAAACTGGCCGCCTTAAACTTGAGGAGCCTGCCATGAGCGAGCCAACTGATATCGAGATCGACGAAGAAGAATTCACCGAAACCACCCTGATCGAAGCCATCGAAAACCAGATCGAAAGCGACAACCCGCCAGCGGCCAAGGCCACCTTCAACAAGCTGACCCTGGTGGGTTACGAGCGTGAAGAAATCCTCAACCTGATGGCCCACGTGTTGGCGGTAGAAATCGACGCGATCCTCGAAGAAGACCGCGCGTTCAATACCGAATGGTACGAAACAGCGTTGCGCGCGTTGCCAGAGCTGCCGCCGGAAAAGAAATAACCCCATTTCATGTGGCGCGGGCTTTTGTGGTGAGGGGATTTATCCC is drawn from Pseudomonas sp. 31-12 and contains these coding sequences:
- a CDS encoding glutathione S-transferase family protein — encoded protein: MLKLYGFSVSNYYNMVKLALLEKGVPFEEVPFYAGTSPEAVAISPRGKVPVLRTEQGFINETAVILEYIEQSQKGTPLLPSDPFERAQVLALAKEIELYIELPARACYAEAFFGMQVPEAIKDKTKAELLLGFASLGRHGKFAPYVAGDSLSIADLYFLYSVPLACAVAQKLFDLDLLAEMPAAKALLKRLEQNPNVQRIAADKDAAMPAFMAMVASKK